A region of Natribaculum luteum DNA encodes the following proteins:
- a CDS encoding acyl-CoA carboxylase subunit beta, translating into MRLRIDESTTEGEARAIAKALADHFGDDVDLYVGGDDDPLASASASANGTGAPTPRADGEAVDDLEPTEREELLLEEIEDILEGGPEKYKERLSEQGKLFVRDRLDLWFNGEDGVLFEDGKFANFDSDDRLPADGLLTGAAEFEGRDVHFMANDFTVKAGSMAGKGVEKFLRMQQRALKTGKPVLYLMDSSGGRIDQQTGFFANREGIGKYYYNHSMLSGRVPQICVLYGPCIAGAAYTPVFADFTVMVRDMSAMAIASPRMVQMVTGEDISMDDLGGPDVHARHSGSADLIAEDEEHARELVAKLVGYLPDNADETPPRTDGTAPRLSPEGIDAVVPQEPNRGYDMFDLIERVVDADSVLELRPEYGPEIITAFARIDGRPIGIVANQPNQRAGAIFPDAAEKAAEFIWTCDAYEIPLLYLCDTPGFMAGSQVEKDGILEQGKKMIYATSSATVPKQSVVVRKAYGAGIYAMSGPAYDPESVIGLPSGEIAIMGPEAAINAVYANKLAEIDDEDEREQRERELREEYREDIDVHRMASEVVIDEIVPPSSLRDELEARFEFYETVEKDLPSKKHGTIL; encoded by the coding sequence ATGCGACTCAGGATCGACGAATCCACGACGGAAGGTGAAGCGCGGGCGATCGCGAAGGCGCTCGCCGACCACTTCGGCGACGACGTCGACCTCTACGTGGGCGGCGACGACGACCCGCTCGCGAGCGCGTCGGCCAGCGCGAACGGCACCGGAGCACCGACCCCTCGAGCAGACGGCGAAGCCGTCGACGACCTCGAGCCGACCGAACGCGAGGAGCTGCTGCTCGAGGAGATCGAGGACATCCTCGAGGGCGGCCCCGAGAAGTACAAAGAGCGCCTCTCCGAGCAGGGGAAGCTGTTCGTTCGCGATCGGCTCGACCTCTGGTTCAACGGCGAGGACGGCGTTTTGTTCGAGGACGGCAAGTTCGCGAACTTCGATTCGGACGACAGACTGCCGGCCGACGGGCTGCTCACGGGTGCGGCCGAGTTCGAGGGCCGCGACGTCCACTTCATGGCCAACGACTTCACCGTCAAGGCGGGGTCGATGGCCGGGAAAGGCGTCGAGAAGTTCCTGCGGATGCAACAGCGAGCGCTGAAGACCGGCAAGCCAGTGTTGTACCTGATGGACTCCTCCGGCGGCCGGATCGACCAGCAGACCGGCTTCTTCGCCAACCGTGAGGGCATCGGGAAGTACTACTACAACCACTCGATGCTCTCCGGTCGCGTCCCCCAGATCTGCGTGCTCTACGGGCCGTGTATCGCCGGCGCGGCGTACACCCCGGTGTTCGCCGACTTCACGGTCATGGTCCGGGACATGAGCGCGATGGCCATCGCGAGCCCGCGGATGGTCCAGATGGTCACCGGCGAGGACATCAGCATGGACGACCTCGGCGGTCCCGACGTCCACGCTCGCCACTCCGGCAGCGCGGACCTGATCGCCGAGGACGAAGAACACGCCCGCGAACTCGTGGCGAAACTCGTCGGCTACCTGCCGGACAACGCAGACGAGACGCCGCCCCGGACGGACGGGACGGCACCGCGACTGTCTCCCGAGGGCATCGACGCGGTCGTCCCCCAGGAACCGAATCGCGGCTACGACATGTTCGACCTCATCGAGCGGGTGGTCGACGCAGATTCCGTCCTCGAGTTGCGCCCCGAGTACGGTCCGGAGATCATCACGGCGTTCGCGCGGATCGACGGTCGCCCGATCGGCATCGTCGCCAACCAGCCCAACCAGCGGGCCGGGGCGATCTTCCCCGACGCCGCCGAGAAGGCCGCGGAGTTCATCTGGACCTGCGACGCCTACGAGATCCCGCTGCTGTACCTGTGTGACACGCCCGGCTTCATGGCCGGTTCGCAGGTCGAGAAAGACGGCATTCTCGAGCAGGGCAAGAAGATGATCTACGCCACCTCGAGTGCGACGGTTCCGAAACAGTCGGTCGTCGTCCGGAAGGCCTACGGCGCGGGCATCTACGCGATGTCGGGGCCGGCGTACGACCCCGAGAGTGTGATCGGGCTCCCCAGCGGCGAGATAGCCATCATGGGCCCCGAGGCGGCGATCAACGCCGTCTACGCGAACAAGCTCGCGGAGATCGACGACGAGGACGAACGCGAGCAGCGCGAACGGGAGTTACGCGAGGAGTACCGCGAGGACATCGACGTCCACCGGATGGCGAGCGAGGTCGTCATCGACGAAATCGTCCCGCCCAGTTCGCTTCGGGACGAACTCGAGGCACGCTTCGAGTTCTACGAGACCGTCGAGAAGGACCTCCCGTCGAAGAAACACGGAACGATCCTCTGA